In Massilistercora timonensis, the following are encoded in one genomic region:
- the spoVT gene encoding stage V sporulation protein T: MKATGIVRRIDDLGRVVIPKEIRRTLRIREGDPLEIFTDREGEIILKKYSPIGELSAFAGQYAESLSQTMGCLVGVCDMDQVVAASGAGKKELQDRLISRQLEKALGERNSILACAGDKKYTPIVKDQEETYACQVISPILCEGDVIGGVIFLERDGKKKLGEVEQKMASCAAAFLGRQMEQ; this comes from the coding sequence ATGAAAGCAACAGGAATCGTCCGGAGGATCGACGACCTGGGACGGGTGGTGATCCCCAAGGAGATCCGGAGGACCTTAAGGATCCGGGAGGGGGATCCGCTGGAAATATTTACAGACCGGGAGGGGGAGATTATCCTGAAGAAATATTCTCCCATCGGGGAGCTTTCTGCCTTCGCGGGGCAGTATGCGGAGAGCCTGTCCCAGACCATGGGCTGTCTGGTAGGGGTCTGCGATATGGACCAGGTGGTGGCGGCCTCCGGCGCCGGGAAGAAAGAACTGCAGGACCGGCTGATCAGCCGGCAGCTGGAGAAGGCGCTGGGAGAAAGGAATTCCATTCTGGCATGCGCAGGGGACAAGAAGTACACCCCTATTGTGAAGGACCAGGAAGAAACATACGCCTGCCAGGTAATCAGCCCCATCCTCTGCGAGGGGGATGTGATCGGCGGCGTGATCTTCCTTGAGAGAGACGGGAAGAAAAAGCTGGGGGAGGTGGAGCAGAAGATGGCCTCCTGCGCTGCCGCGTTTCTGGGAAGACAGATGGAACAGTAG
- a CDS encoding DUF4276 family protein gives MTLVFLLEEASMKAVLDIILPQILPESVTFRTIPHCGKSDLEASIPHKLKAWREPDTRFVIVRDQDNGDCMEIKSALKKLVEPYKRKVLIRIVCKELEAWYFGDLMAVSKAYGKNVQGLARKSRYRIPDKINNPKKELKALFPKHQQLSGARKIAVHMNIENNSSESFNQFISGVRKLAVSSE, from the coding sequence ATGACGCTGGTGTTCTTGCTAGAGGAAGCCTCTATGAAAGCGGTGTTAGATATAATTTTGCCGCAAATTTTGCCAGAAAGTGTTACATTTAGGACAATTCCACATTGTGGAAAAAGTGATTTAGAAGCTTCTATTCCACATAAATTGAAAGCATGGCGTGAGCCGGATACAAGGTTTGTAATTGTTAGAGATCAAGATAACGGAGATTGTATGGAGATAAAAAGTGCATTGAAAAAGCTGGTAGAACCTTACAAACGAAAAGTGCTTATTCGTATAGTGTGCAAGGAATTGGAAGCGTGGTATTTTGGAGACTTAATGGCCGTATCCAAAGCGTATGGGAAAAATGTACAGGGATTAGCACGAAAAAGCAGATATAGAATACCAGATAAAATTAATAACCCTAAAAAAGAATTAAAAGCACTTTTCCCAAAACATCAACAATTGAGCGGGGCTAGGAAGATAGCGGTACATATGAATATTGAGAATAATTCATCCGAAAGTTTCAATCAATTTATTTCAGGGGTGAGAAAACTCGCGGTTTCTTCGGAATAA
- a CDS encoding TIGR04086 family membrane protein, with translation MERQVGKSSPVMWVLKALLAAYLVTGALLALLTALLYKLELNEKAVSAAIVAIYVISTLIGGIAIGKMAKVRRFLWGMGLGLLYFALLLLITLGVYHSLSTDGVDLATTLILCAGGGMAGGMIS, from the coding sequence ATGGAAAGACAAGTTGGCAAAAGCTCCCCGGTCATGTGGGTGCTGAAGGCCCTGCTGGCGGCGTATCTGGTCACAGGGGCTCTTCTGGCGCTTCTGACGGCGCTTCTCTATAAACTGGAGCTGAACGAGAAGGCGGTGTCGGCGGCGATCGTGGCGATCTACGTGATCTCCACGCTGATCGGGGGGATCGCCATCGGAAAGATGGCGAAGGTAAGGAGATTCCTGTGGGGGATGGGCCTGGGGCTTTTGTATTTTGCCCTGCTCCTTCTGATCACCCTGGGGGTGTATCACTCGCTTAGTACGGACGGCGTGGATCTGGCCACCACTCTGATCCTCTGCGCAGGGGGAGGAATGGCGGGTGGAATGATTTCGTGA
- a CDS encoding GatB/YqeY domain-containing protein — MSKIDEVRSDMVKAMKAGEKETKETLSMLLAALKNKAIDKRSDLTEEEEIQVVLKEIKQTKETLEMTPADRPEIIAECNRRLQVLEQYAPKLMDEGEIRDVITATLSELGIDAPTAKDKGRIMKVLMPKVKGKADGKLVSETLGSFFQ, encoded by the coding sequence ATGAGCAAGATCGACGAAGTAAGAAGCGACATGGTAAAAGCCATGAAAGCCGGCGAGAAGGAGACCAAAGAGACGCTCTCCATGCTCCTGGCAGCCCTGAAGAATAAAGCCATTGACAAGCGTTCCGACCTGACAGAGGAAGAGGAGATCCAGGTGGTATTAAAAGAGATCAAACAGACCAAAGAGACCCTGGAGATGACCCCGGCGGACCGTCCGGAGATCATAGCGGAATGCAACCGCCGCCTGCAGGTGCTGGAGCAGTACGCGCCGAAGCTGATGGACGAGGGCGAGATCCGGGATGTGATCACGGCTACCCTCTCCGAGCTTGGCATCGACGCCCCCACCGCCAAGGATAAGGGCCGGATCATGAAGGTGCTGATGCCCAAAGTAAAGGGCAAGGCGGACGGAAAACTGGTCAGCGAGACCCTGGGAAGCTTCTTCCAGTAG
- the secD gene encoding protein translocase subunit SecD, with the protein MKKSRGVLSLVVTAVLIVLLGYTTIFGFGAGATGSAKNIKLGLDLAGGVSITYQVKEDNPSSEDMADTIYKLQRRVEEYSTEAQVYQEGDDRINIEIPGVSDANAILEELGQPGSLYFIAQTGSDGSENYSMVDTTGDPAKDYVLNKSVEELEADGSIVVTGDEVKDARAGIIEDQTTQRDENVVSLTFTKEGTEKFAEATKKAYENGESIAIYYDGSFVSVPNVNSEINDGQAQITGSMSYDEAETLASTIRIGGLQLELEELRSNVVGAQLGEQAISTSLMAGAIGLAIIFVFMIFVYYLPGLASSLALIIYTELVLLILNAFDVTLTLQGIAGIILSIGMAVDANVIIFARVKEEMSRGISVRNALKAGFHKALSAIVDGNVTTLIAAAVLWFLGSGSVKGFAQTLAIGIIVSMFTALVITRMIVYAFYAVGIRNPKIYYRPRKEREPINFLGRKKIFFSVSLAVILLGFVVMGVNHGRGEGAFAYSLDFQGGTSTNVTFNEDYTINEIDQEIVPVVEEVTGDANVQTQKVDGTNQVIIKTVTLDLDQREALNQALAENFGVDESKITAENISSTVSNEMRQDAVVAVIVAGIFMLLYIWFRFKDIRFATSAVAALLHDVLVVVGFYAVSRIAVGSTFIACMLTLVGYSINATIVIFDRIREELHYRTKTTELSYVVNKSITQTLTRSIYTSLTTFISVAVLYVLGVSSIKEFALPLMIGIVVGAYSSVCITGALWYVMKTRSEKKKQK; encoded by the coding sequence ATGAAGAAAAGCAGAGGCGTACTCAGCCTGGTGGTTACGGCAGTACTTATCGTGCTGCTGGGATATACGACCATCTTTGGGTTCGGCGCAGGAGCCACCGGATCGGCAAAGAACATCAAGCTGGGTCTGGATCTGGCAGGGGGCGTGAGCATCACCTACCAGGTAAAGGAAGACAATCCGTCCAGCGAGGATATGGCGGATACCATCTACAAGCTCCAGAGGCGTGTGGAGGAGTACAGTACGGAGGCGCAGGTCTACCAGGAGGGAGACGACCGGATCAATATTGAGATCCCGGGCGTGTCTGACGCAAACGCGATCCTGGAAGAACTGGGGCAGCCGGGTTCTCTTTATTTTATCGCCCAGACAGGAAGCGATGGTTCTGAGAACTACAGCATGGTAGATACCACCGGCGATCCCGCGAAGGATTATGTGCTGAACAAGTCTGTGGAAGAACTGGAAGCAGACGGCTCTATCGTGGTTACCGGCGATGAGGTGAAGGATGCCAGAGCCGGGATCATTGAAGATCAGACTACTCAGAGGGATGAAAATGTAGTTTCTCTTACTTTTACCAAAGAGGGAACGGAAAAATTCGCGGAAGCCACTAAGAAAGCCTATGAAAATGGAGAGAGTATCGCCATTTACTATGACGGCTCTTTTGTAAGTGTTCCTAATGTAAACAGTGAGATCAATGACGGACAGGCCCAGATCACAGGGAGCATGTCCTATGACGAGGCGGAGACACTGGCCTCCACCATCCGTATTGGCGGCCTTCAGCTGGAACTGGAGGAACTGCGGTCCAACGTGGTGGGCGCCCAGCTGGGCGAGCAGGCCATCAGCACCAGCCTGATGGCGGGAGCTATCGGCCTGGCCATCATCTTCGTGTTCATGATCTTTGTGTACTATCTGCCTGGCCTTGCGTCAAGCCTTGCGCTGATCATTTACACCGAGCTGGTGCTTCTGATCCTGAACGCTTTTGACGTGACGCTGACCCTGCAGGGTATCGCAGGTATCATCTTAAGTATCGGTATGGCGGTAGACGCCAACGTGATCATCTTCGCCCGTGTGAAGGAGGAGATGTCCCGGGGCATCAGCGTGAGAAACGCGCTGAAGGCCGGGTTCCACAAAGCCCTGTCCGCTATCGTGGACGGCAATGTGACCACTCTGATCGCGGCGGCGGTGCTGTGGTTCTTAGGCTCCGGATCAGTAAAGGGATTTGCCCAGACTCTGGCCATCGGTATCATCGTGTCCATGTTCACGGCGCTGGTGATCACCCGTATGATCGTGTACGCGTTCTACGCGGTGGGGATCCGCAATCCCAAGATCTACTACCGTCCCAGGAAAGAGCGGGAGCCTATCAATTTCCTGGGCAGGAAGAAGATCTTCTTCTCCGTATCCCTTGCCGTGATCCTGCTGGGATTCGTGGTCATGGGAGTCAACCATGGAAGAGGGGAAGGGGCCTTTGCCTACAGCCTGGACTTCCAGGGAGGAACTTCCACCAATGTAACATTTAATGAAGATTACACCATCAACGAGATCGATCAGGAGATTGTCCCGGTGGTGGAAGAGGTAACAGGGGATGCCAATGTGCAGACCCAGAAGGTAGACGGCACCAACCAGGTGATCATCAAGACGGTGACCCTGGACCTAGATCAGAGAGAGGCCCTCAACCAGGCGCTGGCAGAGAACTTTGGCGTGGATGAGAGTAAGATCACCGCGGAGAACATCAGCTCCACGGTCAGCAATGAGATGCGCCAGGACGCTGTTGTGGCAGTAATTGTGGCAGGTATCTTCATGCTGCTGTACATCTGGTTCCGGTTCAAGGATATCCGGTTCGCCACCAGCGCGGTGGCGGCTCTGCTCCACGATGTGCTGGTAGTGGTAGGCTTCTATGCTGTGTCCCGGATCGCGGTGGGCAGTACGTTTATCGCCTGTATGCTGACTCTGGTGGGTTATTCCATTAACGCCACCATCGTCATTTTCGACCGGATCCGTGAGGAACTTCATTACCGGACCAAGACTACCGAGCTCTCTTATGTGGTAAACAAGAGTATCACCCAGACGCTGACCAGAAGTATCTATACTTCTCTTACCACGTTTATCTCCGTCGCGGTGCTCTATGTGCTGGGCGTAAGCTCCATCAAGGAGTTCGCGCTGCCGTTGATGATCGGTATTGTGGTGGGAGCTTATTCATCCGTATGTATCACAGGCGCTCTGTGGTATGTGATGAAGACCCGCAGCGAGAAGAAGAAACAGAAATAA
- the scfA gene encoding six-cysteine ranthipeptide SCIFF, with protein sequence MKHVKTLNTQTLNNTVKKGGCGECQTSCQSACKTSCTVGNQTCENRK encoded by the coding sequence ATGAAACATGTAAAGACATTAAATACACAGACACTGAACAACACCGTTAAGAAAGGTGGCTGCGGCGAGTGCCAGACATCCTGCCAGTCCGCATGCAAGACTTCCTGTACCGTAGGAAATCAGACCTGCGAGAACAGAAAGTAG
- a CDS encoding AAA family ATPase encodes MRIESISVKNYKVFQNIEVKEIPNMAVFLGMNGVGKTTFFDIFGFLHDALQSNIRAALAKRGGFQEVISRGQTGDIEFEIKFRPSKDEPIITYQLAICLLDNKKAAIKKEIMRFRRGQTGAPWKVLEFAFGEGVAADGDLIKYEDVRLAERSHQKLDSPDILAIKGLGQFKEFIAVSQLRRLIEDWYVSDFHIEDARGTKDTGYSERISTSGDNLALVAKFMYDNHREVFDDILEVMGKRVPGVSKVEAQETADGRIVLRFQDGNFKDPFVSRFVSDGTIKMFTYLVLLKDPEKHALLCVEEPENQLYPLLLMELAEEFRLYAEDGGQVFISTHSPDFLNAICLEELFCLIKMDGYTKIYKASENKVIRELYEAGDLLGQLWRQGLLVEEVAE; translated from the coding sequence ATGAGGATTGAATCTATTAGTGTGAAAAACTATAAAGTGTTCCAAAATATTGAGGTAAAAGAGATCCCCAACATGGCAGTTTTCCTCGGTATGAATGGTGTTGGAAAAACAACTTTTTTTGACATATTTGGATTTCTCCATGATGCTTTGCAGTCGAATATTCGGGCGGCATTGGCAAAAAGAGGAGGATTTCAAGAAGTAATTTCAAGAGGTCAAACTGGTGATATAGAATTTGAGATTAAGTTTAGACCTTCTAAAGATGAGCCGATAATTACTTATCAATTGGCAATATGCTTGTTGGATAATAAGAAAGCAGCTATAAAGAAAGAGATTATGCGTTTTCGAAGAGGACAAACAGGCGCTCCATGGAAAGTGCTTGAGTTTGCATTTGGAGAAGGCGTTGCAGCGGATGGAGATTTAATAAAATATGAAGATGTCCGATTGGCGGAGAGAAGTCATCAAAAGTTAGATTCGCCGGACATTTTGGCAATAAAGGGACTAGGACAGTTCAAAGAATTTATTGCAGTTTCGCAATTGAGACGTCTGATTGAGGATTGGTATGTGTCAGATTTTCATATTGAGGATGCGAGGGGAACAAAAGATACAGGGTATAGCGAGAGAATATCAACATCGGGAGATAATTTGGCTTTAGTTGCAAAATTTATGTATGACAATCATCGAGAAGTATTTGATGATATTTTAGAAGTGATGGGGAAAAGAGTTCCTGGAGTTTCAAAAGTAGAGGCACAAGAGACAGCAGATGGAAGGATTGTATTGCGGTTTCAAGATGGTAATTTTAAAGATCCTTTTGTGTCCAGATTTGTTTCTGATGGAACAATTAAAATGTTTACTTATTTAGTATTACTTAAAGATCCAGAAAAGCACGCTCTTTTATGTGTTGAAGAACCAGAGAATCAGCTATACCCGTTATTGTTAATGGAATTAGCGGAAGAATTCAGATTGTATGCGGAAGATGGCGGGCAAGTTTTTATATCGACACATTCGCCAGATTTTTTGAATGCCATTTGCTTAGAAGAACTTTTTTGTCTAATTAAAATGGATGGCTATACAAAGATATATAAAGCGTCAGAGAATAAAGTGATTAGAGAATTGTATGAGGCTGGAGATTTATTAGGGCAATTATGGCGTCAAGGGCTTTTGGTAGAGGAGGTGGCAGAATGA
- the scfB gene encoding thioether cross-link-forming SCIFF peptide maturase codes for MIHQYENNGYQIILDVNSGAVHVVDPLCYELMEWLTAGKESYTAKELEAPELASAAAAALKDKYPESEIAEALGDLAELTRAGQLFTEDTYECLIDQVKQRKTVVKALCLHIAHDCNLACRYCFAEEGEYHGRRALMSFEVGKKALDFLIANSGNRRNLEVDFFGGEPLMNWQVVKDLVAYGWEQEKLHDKHFRFTVTTNGVLLNDEIQEFVNQEMDNVVLSLDGRKEVNDRMRPFRNGKGSYDLIVPKFQKLAESRNQEKYYVRGTFTRNNLDFSEDILHFADLGFQQVSVEPVVGDESDPYAIREEDLPKILAEYDKLARIMIQREKEGKGFNFFHFMIDLDGGPCVAKRLSGCGSGTEYLAVTPWGDLYPCHQFVGQEEFKMGTVEEGITRPDIADEFRSCNVYSKEKCRNCFAKFYCSGGCMANSYHFHGTIHDTYDIGCEMERKRVECAIMIKAALSQEKE; via the coding sequence TTGATTCACCAGTATGAGAATAACGGATATCAGATCATCCTGGATGTGAACAGCGGCGCGGTCCATGTGGTGGATCCGCTGTGCTATGAGCTGATGGAATGGCTGACTGCCGGGAAGGAATCCTATACCGCAAAGGAACTGGAGGCGCCGGAACTGGCGTCGGCAGCAGCCGCGGCGCTGAAAGATAAGTATCCGGAGAGTGAGATCGCCGAGGCCCTTGGGGATCTGGCGGAACTGACCCGGGCAGGACAGCTGTTCACAGAGGATACATATGAGTGCCTGATCGATCAGGTCAAACAGCGCAAGACGGTGGTGAAGGCTCTCTGTCTCCACATTGCCCATGACTGCAACCTGGCCTGCCGCTACTGTTTCGCAGAAGAAGGGGAGTACCATGGAAGACGGGCTCTGATGAGCTTTGAAGTGGGGAAGAAGGCGCTGGATTTCCTGATCGCCAACTCCGGGAACCGTCGGAACCTGGAGGTGGATTTCTTCGGCGGGGAGCCGCTGATGAACTGGCAGGTGGTAAAAGACCTGGTGGCCTACGGGTGGGAGCAGGAGAAGCTTCATGACAAGCATTTCCGCTTTACCGTTACCACCAACGGAGTCCTGCTGAACGATGAGATCCAGGAGTTCGTCAACCAAGAGATGGACAACGTGGTATTAAGCCTGGACGGGCGAAAAGAAGTGAACGACCGGATGCGGCCCTTCCGCAACGGCAAAGGGAGCTATGACCTGATTGTGCCTAAGTTCCAGAAGCTTGCCGAAAGCCGGAATCAGGAGAAATACTATGTCCGGGGAACCTTTACCAGGAACAACCTGGATTTCTCGGAGGATATCCTACATTTTGCGGACCTTGGCTTCCAGCAGGTATCTGTGGAGCCGGTGGTGGGAGATGAGAGCGATCCTTACGCCATCCGGGAGGAAGACCTGCCCAAGATCCTTGCAGAATATGACAAGCTTGCCAGGATCATGATCCAGAGGGAAAAGGAAGGAAAAGGTTTTAATTTCTTCCATTTTATGATAGACTTAGACGGTGGTCCCTGTGTGGCCAAGCGGCTGTCCGGCTGCGGGTCCGGCACAGAGTACCTGGCGGTGACTCCCTGGGGAGACCTGTATCCCTGCCATCAGTTTGTGGGGCAGGAAGAGTTCAAGATGGGGACCGTCGAGGAGGGGATCACCCGTCCCGACATTGCGGACGAGTTCCGGAGCTGCAACGTGTACTCCAAGGAGAAGTGCAGGAACTGCTTCGCGAAATTCTACTGCAGTGGAGGGTGTATGGCGAATTCCTATCATTTCCACGGAACCATCCACGACACTTACGACATCGGGTGTGAGATGGAGCGGAAACGAGTGGAGTGTGCGATCATGATAAAAGCGGCGTTATCTCAGGAGAAGGAGTAA
- the recJ gene encoding single-stranded-DNA-specific exonuclease RecJ: protein MERWVLLRKGGDFQAMGAHFGISPRLACLIRNREVVGEDQMERYLNGTIADLYDGMLMRDMDRAVDILREKISEGKKIRVIGDYDIDGVNATYILLEGLERLGAEVDSDIPDRIRDGYGLNMELVERAYREGVDTVLTCDNGIAAAEEIACGKRLGMTMIVTDHHEVPYVETDGEKVYQLPPGDAVIDPKRADCGYPFKGLCGAAVAYKLMEALYEASGRDSEELDDLIENVAIATVGDVMDLTDENRIFVREGLAMMGRSRNLGLNALMECTGLDKSHISAYHIGFVLGPCLNAGGRLDTAKRSLALLRAESRKEAAVLAGDLKALNDSRKEMTEKAVEEACRQIEGGPLKEDKVLVVYLPECHESLAGIVAGRLRERYGRPALVLTDGEREVKGSGRSIEAYHMYEGLNRCAPLLIRFGGHKLAAGLSLERENIPALRRKLNETCGLGEKDLGEKVVIDMELPFACVTEAFVKELELLEPFGKGNTKPVFAARGVRALNLQILGKNRKVLKMQAEDLGGTRIEALYFGDPEEFQKVLEQKEDGRLSVTFYPGINEYMGRRSLQIVITHCQ from the coding sequence ATGGAACGATGGGTGCTGCTGCGAAAAGGCGGAGATTTCCAGGCCATGGGAGCTCATTTTGGGATCAGTCCCCGTCTGGCCTGCCTCATCCGGAACCGGGAGGTTGTGGGAGAGGACCAGATGGAGCGTTATCTCAACGGGACCATCGCGGATCTCTATGACGGGATGCTGATGCGGGATATGGACCGGGCGGTGGATATCCTGCGGGAGAAGATAAGTGAAGGAAAGAAGATCCGGGTGATCGGGGACTATGATATCGACGGGGTGAACGCCACCTACATCCTGCTGGAAGGCCTGGAACGGCTTGGGGCAGAGGTGGACAGCGACATCCCGGATCGGATCCGGGACGGCTACGGGCTGAACATGGAGCTTGTGGAGCGGGCTTACCGGGAAGGGGTGGATACCGTTCTCACCTGTGACAATGGCATTGCCGCGGCAGAGGAGATCGCCTGCGGGAAGCGACTTGGCATGACCATGATCGTCACCGACCATCACGAGGTGCCTTATGTGGAGACGGATGGGGAGAAGGTGTATCAGCTTCCGCCCGGGGATGCGGTGATCGACCCTAAGCGGGCGGACTGTGGCTATCCCTTCAAAGGTTTATGCGGCGCGGCGGTGGCCTACAAGCTGATGGAGGCGCTCTATGAGGCCTCCGGGAGAGATTCCGAGGAGCTGGACGACTTAATTGAAAATGTAGCCATTGCCACCGTGGGCGATGTGATGGATCTGACCGATGAGAACCGGATCTTCGTCCGGGAAGGCCTGGCCATGATGGGAAGAAGCCGGAACCTGGGGCTCAATGCGCTGATGGAGTGCACCGGGCTGGACAAGAGCCATATCAGCGCCTATCACATCGGGTTCGTCCTGGGGCCCTGCCTGAACGCGGGAGGCCGGCTGGACACGGCCAAGCGCTCCCTGGCGCTTCTGCGGGCAGAAAGCCGGAAGGAAGCAGCGGTGCTGGCGGGAGACTTAAAGGCCCTCAACGACAGCCGCAAGGAGATGACGGAGAAGGCGGTGGAGGAAGCCTGCCGTCAGATCGAGGGAGGTCCTTTGAAGGAGGATAAGGTGCTGGTGGTGTATCTCCCGGAGTGCCATGAGAGTCTGGCAGGCATCGTGGCGGGCCGGCTGCGGGAGCGGTACGGACGCCCGGCGCTGGTTCTGACAGACGGGGAGCGGGAAGTAAAAGGAAGCGGCCGTTCCATCGAGGCCTATCACATGTATGAGGGGCTGAACCGCTGCGCCCCGCTTCTTATCCGGTTCGGCGGCCATAAGCTGGCGGCGGGCCTGTCTCTTGAGCGGGAGAATATCCCTGCCCTGCGCCGGAAGCTGAATGAGACCTGCGGACTTGGGGAGAAAGATCTGGGAGAAAAGGTGGTCATCGACATGGAGCTTCCCTTTGCCTGCGTTACCGAGGCATTTGTGAAGGAACTGGAGCTTCTGGAACCCTTTGGAAAAGGCAATACCAAGCCGGTCTTTGCCGCCCGGGGGGTGAGAGCTTTGAACCTGCAGATCCTGGGAAAGAATCGGAAGGTATTGAAGATGCAGGCGGAAGACCTTGGGGGAACCCGGATCGAAGCCCTGTATTTTGGCGATCCGGAAGAATTCCAGAAGGTTCTGGAGCAAAAGGAGGACGGGCGGCTGTCCGTCACCTTCTACCCGGGGATCAACGAATATATGGGAAGGAGAAGCCTTCAGATCGTGATCACCCATTGCCAGTAG
- a CDS encoding adenine phosphoribosyltransferase, with product MKSIEEYVRSIPDFPEPGIIFRDVTSVLQDADGLHLAIDLIQKKLEGVDFDLVVGPESRGFIFGVPIAYNLHKPFIPIRKKGKLPCETVSIQYDLEYGTAELEMHRDSVKPGQRVVIIDDLIATGGTNEAMIKLIEGLGGKVVKTVFLMELAGLEGRKRLQGYDVDSVIIYPGK from the coding sequence ATGAAATCAATCGAGGAGTACGTAAGAAGTATCCCGGATTTCCCGGAGCCGGGCATCATTTTCCGGGACGTGACCAGTGTGCTGCAGGATGCGGACGGACTGCATCTGGCTATTGATCTGATACAGAAGAAGCTTGAGGGAGTGGATTTTGACCTGGTGGTAGGGCCGGAATCCCGGGGATTCATTTTCGGAGTTCCCATCGCCTACAACCTGCACAAACCCTTTATCCCCATCCGTAAGAAGGGAAAACTTCCCTGTGAGACGGTTTCTATCCAGTATGATCTGGAGTACGGCACTGCGGAGCTGGAGATGCACCGGGATTCGGTGAAGCCTGGCCAGCGGGTGGTGATCATTGACGACCTGATCGCTACCGGCGGCACAAACGAGGCCATGATCAAGCTGATCGAGGGCCTTGGGGGCAAAGTGGTGAAGACGGTATTCCTGATGGAACTTGCAGGACTGGAAGGTAGGAAACGGCTGCAGGGATACGACGTGGACTCGGTGATCATCTATCCCGGGAAATAG